Proteins found in one Larimichthys crocea isolate SSNF chromosome I, L_crocea_2.0, whole genome shotgun sequence genomic segment:
- the glrbb gene encoding glycine receptor, beta b, giving the protein MGIKKLAIFLLVLSLCLEGGFAKEKGTKKGKKKGKQVYCPSQLSSEDLARVPANSTSNILNRLLISYDPRIRPNFKGIPVEDRVNIFINSFGSIQETTMDYRVNIFLRQRWNDPRLKLPQDFKSDSLTVDPKMFKCLWKPDLFFANEKSANFHDVTQENILLFIFRNGDVLISMRLSVTLSCPLDLTLFPMDTQRCKMQLESFGYTTDDLQFMWQTGDPVQMDAIALPQFDIRQEDIDYGNCTKFYAGTGYYTCVEVIFTLRRQVGFYMMGVYAPTLLIVVLSWLSFWINPDASAARVPLGILSVLSLSSECTSLASELPKVSYVKAIDIWLIACLLFGFASLVEYAVVQVMLNSPKRIEAEKAKMASKEKAAGKSPAARNNTVNGTGGTPLHVSTLHVAETRCKKVCTSKSDLRTNDFSIVGSLPRDFELSNFDCYGKPINTGAGAGKSQSKNNKKPPPPKPVIPSAAKRVDLYARALFPFSFLFFNVIYWSIYL; this is encoded by the exons ATGGGAATTAAGAAGCTCGCCATCTTTCTCCTGGTCCTCTCTCTTTGCCTAGAGGGAGGTTTTGCCaaagaaaaaggaacaaagaagggaaagaaaaaaggaaagcaggTTTACTGTCCTTC aCAGCTGTCATCTGAGGATCTGGCTCGTGTCCCTGCAAATTCAACCAGTAACATCTTGAACAGGTTACTGATCAGCTATGATCCCAGAATAAGGCCTAACTTCAAAG GAATTCCTGTGGAAGACAGAGTGAACATTTTCATCAACAGTTTTGGCTCCATTCAAGAAACAACCATG GATTACAGAGTCAACATCTTCCTTCGGCAGCGCTGGAACGACCCCAGACTGAAGCTACCACAAGACTTCAAGTCAGATTCTCTCACCGTTGATcccaaaatgttcaaatgtctcTGGAAACCTGACCTGTTCTTTGCTAACGAGAAGAGCGCCAACTTTCATGATGTCACCCAGGAGAACATTCTCCTCTTCATTTTCCGTAATGGAGACGTCCTGATCAGTATGag GTTGTCCGTTACACTGTCGTGTCCGTTGGATCTGACCTTATTCCCTATGGACACACAGAGGTGTAAAATGCAACTTGAAAGCT TTGGCTACACCACAGATGACCTGCAGTTTATGTGGCAGACAGGAGATCCAGTACAAATGGATGCCATCGCTTTGCCGCAGTTTGATATCAGACAAGAAGATATTGATTATGGGAACTGCACTAAATTCTATGCAGGAACAG GGTACTACACTTGTGTGGAGGTTATCTTCACCCTTAGGCGACAGGTTGGCTTCTACATGATGGGTGTCTATGCCCCCACGCTTCTTATCGTAGTCCTCTCCTGGCTGTCCTTCTGGATCAACCCTGATGCGAGTGCCGCCAGGGTCCCTTTGG GCATCCTCTCGGTTCTTTCTCTATCCTCTGAGTGCACCTCCTTGGCTTCGGAGCTGCCCAAAGTGTCCTATGTCAAGGCCATCGACATCTGGCTCATCGCCTGCCTGCTGTTTGGTTTTGCTTCACTGGTGGAGTACGCTGTGGTTCAAGTGATGCTCAACAGCCCGAAGCGCATCGAAGCCGAGAAGGCCAAGATGGCATCGAAGGAGAAGGCTGCGGGAAAGAGCCCCGCTGCCAGGAACAACACAGTCAATGGAACCGGTGGGACGCCACTTCATGTCAGCACCTTACAT GTGGCGGAGACTCGCTGTAAGAAGGTGTGCACCTCGAAATCAGACCTGCGGACCAACGACTTCAGCATCGTGGGCTCACTCCCGCGAGACTTTGAGCTGTCGAACTTTGACTGCTATGGGAAGCCTATCAATACCGGTGCTGGTGCGGGCAAATCCCAGTCCAAGAACAACAAGAAACCTCCTCCCCCAAAACCAGTAATCCCCTCTGCTGCCAAAAGAGTTGACCTGTACGCCCGAGCCCTCTTCCCTTTCTCCTTCCTATTCTTTAATGTGATTTACTGGTCCATATACTTGTGA